CTGCTTGCCAAATATTTAGGTAGCCTCATTAGTGAAACAGTAGCATCCTGTGTAGTCAACAGCAAGTTTTTGGGCAAGCACTTTTAAATTGTGTCTGGCCCATGAGACAGTACAGTATTTTTAACTTCTTAATAAAACAGCACCAAGACAGAACAATTTTGTGTTTACattaaaaaccaagcaaaacacAACCTCAGAATAAAAGAATGAACGTCAGTCTAAAAATACCCCACTTCACCTGTTGTTTAAATGCAGTAACTGCTATAACCTTGCCTCCTGTTTCTTGACTTTCTGCACATTTCTCAGTTGACCTGAACATGTCCTATTCCTATCCTTAGATCCTCCAGCTTCCATGGATCAGCAAGTCTATGTCTACAACTGGACTGAATGGACTGACAACTGTGGCTGGGAAAACTGCACAAGCAACCACAGCCATAATGTATTCCCAGACGGACGTCCTTTCCCTCATCACTctggctggaggagaaggaactTTGTCTATGTGTTTCACACTTCTGGTTAGTACTGCAACACATGCCTTGGTTGGGGTGACCCTGCAAACCTTATATTCCCTTTGTACACAACTCATTTGTCAAGTATGTTTTACCAAAAGCCCTTTGAAAAGGATTCCACAGTCTTGAGTGGAAATACTGAATTAACTCCCCACTTTTCCAGAGATGCCTTCAGGTGTTTAGTCTAGAAATCATGGATTACCAGAAGATTCTCTTTAATCTGCATTCACATTACTAtcactgaagaaaattaatttcctttcagtAGTACTCAAGATCTTTTTCTAGGAAAACAGAGGGTCTGAGCAGGTCAGTCAGACGATTTGTTGACAGCTCACTGCCACTTCAGACTTTTAAATTTAAGAGAGAACACAGTGCTGTGTATCACCAGTTTAACAGTGCAGCACTTCCTGTCTCTAGGGAGGTGAGAACTGCCACTGGCTGTGATGCTGCTCTGGTCACAGATGCTGATTTTTAGTGTTTCCTGCTCCTGAGTATGTAATGATTGGGCTATTCCTGCCATTGGCTATGTACTAAATCTTAGTGCCCTCAGTTCACCTGGATAAATCAGTATTATTGTCAGTATCAGTatgagtaataataataataagattCCAAATTTTAAGCAGAGGTGATACTATTTACCTACCTCAATCAGCTGTTAAAAAGACAAATAATTGAATATATACAAATGGTTCTAGCAAGAGGTATTATATCTTCTAGCTACACTGAAAGCAAACACAAGATCACTTAAAATGCCTCACACCCTCCACTACATAATCCTAATGACTTAACGTAATGTAATTGCTTTGGAAAGATGTAGATACCTTGGCAAATTTTTATTGGATTAGTGAAATTTGGGACATCCTTTTGACAACTTTGAAAAACCGGAATTTATGTGAGTAAACACAATGTAAAAGTATCCAGTCCTTCGAAACCACCTGCCAGATTATTGGAAGACATTTCTAAACTATTCATTTTGATTTTGACAATCCAAGGTTCTCAGAGACTTTGCCTCTCACAAAACAACTTGCAGTGAGGCTGAGGGGGAAAATATTAAGTTCATGttctgtgaggaatgagacaactctttgtagaaattaaaacaatttattaaaacagaaaaatttaaaaattgcaaaaactaacaaaatataaaaatttgggatcctagtggctcaggaggtatgccccaggagctcagggattcaggaactttaggcttaaggcagctctgaacctcaggtagaaaaaaaacttgcagtctaggctggtcaaaaagaaatctatttctaaaagcccctaaaaaggggtaggtttctccagcttTCTCTTgctgaacttagcaagctggagaggaagggagaatgaggAAGGCGTGTCtgttttgctcccttttatagcttttgctccgcccacagtctgcccacagcccacccctttggttcaaggtgattggtgctctccctttgacagaccatctccgtccaccaatggctcctcctggtcagaggggtgatattagttgagacaAGGGTCAGGTGCCTACAGGGTACGgccatgggggctgggctgtccgtggcaactggggtttttttaaaatctgccttgaaaccaagatacaagtaaaacataaaaaaaaatacatccaacacatcttaaaacacttgtaaaagtatacagtaaacacaggaagaccataaaaacttgattagtgtacctgggctgatgggttaattttaacattcaatttaaaaatgttaagctcaaaattaattaaagcacttaatatgcaaagaccaagcacaaatagggatttcatgtatgacattcTGTTTCAGGTCAGTATTACCAAACAACAGGACGATCTTCAGCAAAGTTTTCAGTCAACACAGCAAATATCACTCTTGGCAAACACGGGATGGCAGTGTCCATTTACAGGAGAGGGCACTCGGGATTTGTTCCGATTGCGAGAGCAAAAACCATCTACTCCGTAACAGGTGAGTGTGCTGGAATCATCTGTAATTAAATCCTGGGGGTATTTGTGGCTTAAGTGTTAAAAAAATTCAGCATAAGCATCATCTGGCATGAAAAGAAGACATTGGCCAGAGAAAGGTTTTTGATGTGAAAGTGGAATCTCTGGTAAATTGTCTTGAGTAGCTTAAGTTCCCTTTGTGTCTAACTCAGTAACGACTCCTCTACAttgtaatgaaaaataatttatgagAGATAATACAATCTTCCACAGATGTCTGTGATTCCTCATTTGTTCCCATACTTTTCTGGCTAACTGTTTCCTACTGACATTCACTCCTCAGGTCATAAATTGAATTAAAGTAGAAACCTGTGTTAAAGATACCATGTTTATGTCACATTCTGACTGCTGCTGTTCAGCAACTTTGGAACTGTTTATTGTTTGCAGCCAGATgtctgctttatttatttacctCTTTTTTACCCCTCCAGACAAAATTCCAGTAATTGTGAGTATGTTCCAAAAACATGACCGCAACATCTCAGACTCCATTTTCATCAAAGACTCACCAATTACATTTGATGCGAAGATCCATGATCCCAGCTACTATCTGAATAATTCTGCCATCTCCTACAAGTGGAACTTTGGAGATGGAAGTGGCTTATTTGTAGCCAGTGGTTCTAGTACATCTCACACGTACACTCTGCAAGGAAACTTCACTGTGAATTTAACTGTCCAAGCCATTATACCTGTACCTTGCAAGCCAGTAACACCCACTGCACCACCACCCACCTCAGCAGGTAAGCATTtatcaaacagcagcagcagcatttggaGCTATTCTAAAACTCTGTATTCTAAGTTAATATCTTTAGTAGTTTTACTGTCATAATGAAAGAGCTGCAAGCCTCTGCAAGTCCTCTATAAAATTGGCTTAGAGACAGAATCAATAAGCATAGACTCTTCTATGACTCTATGGTAGGGATCACTTACACATTTAACTACTTATGCATCCAGTTCTACCACCATACTTACAGCATACGAAGATCTTCAAGGGAATATAAATGTAAGTTTGTATTATCTCTGCCACACCTGGTCAGGAGATTTTAGCCTTATCTACTCAGGGTCATCTACTGAGGTAAGAGGTAAATTTCAAGTGAGAAAGAGGAATTTCAGAACATTCTTAGAGCAAGTTCCTTTCTGGATTGCATTAACTTCCATCCAAAATTAAATGAGATTGGATTGAACTAGAAAAACCTAGTCATATTCAAAAATATGGGATTTCCACATGGCATTAACCCAGAACAGCTTTTCCACTTTAAATTTATTGACTAACATATTTCAGAATAACTTTTATTATGTTCAGCATTGGTTTATCATCTCAGAGGGTTTTAAGGTTTGCAGAAAGCCTGCAGTTTCAGCTATAATATTACTACTGTGAAATTGTAAATGTGGCTATATTTTTccaatttcatatttttaatatgtCCTCTTACCAAAATACTGAGTgagaatgaaaaatgaaaggaaagatATAATTTTCACCACTTCCCCTCTTCATTTTTCCACTAGCGGTAATGTAGAGCAGTGGGAAAATACcagcttttaaaaaagcattttaaatgttttatggGCCTTTGGATTTCTTATATAATtgatttggggattttaaaGAAGTATTTAATTGTATTACACCTTGTAGTCTCCCTTTTATTTCACAGAGATGGGTGACTAGCCAGGTGGTTTTTGGAGCGAGGCTCCCCAGGCCACTCCAGGGTTCTGAAGTTGGGCACATGTGTTTTCTTTAGGGATTACTGCCATGAGCTCACACAGATACATACATGACCACACAGCTGCAAACCAAAGTCACTGAGAGCCTATGGAATGAAAGCAGTTGGAACATATGGCTGTGTTCAGAATACCCCTGAGCAGAGCTTGTTCTAACATTGCATATCTATTTCTTCTCCCTCAAACAGTTACGACCGAACCATCTTCTGATTCTGACTCTTCTCCCACTGTTGAGTTAGTGGAGGATAATCCTGATGGAGGTTGCCATATTTACAGAAATGGATACTATGGAAGTAGTATTGCTGTTGTAGGTAAGGATGTGGGTCAAAACCTGAGGAATGGGGTTAACAATGAACAACAATGTATGGTAGAAATAATGGTTATTTCGACACATTTTTATCAATTACATGAGACCCACAAAATGATTGTTCTCAAGGGCATAGCTGAGAGTTTTCAGGATTAATGTACAGACATCTAACTGGCTGACTTTTGTTTCTGCCTGCACTGTGCCAGAGGCTGGTTGCAGAGATTATGACCCCTTGCTTTCAGACGTGAGGCTGGGCCTCAGTCTGATTGCCTGCTGATGGCTGACCCCGTGTGCTGGTGGGGATGTGCATTGTGTCACTCCTTTCCATATGACCAGCTTCTGAACATGCCACAGCAGGAGCacctgggctggggagggggtttACAGAAGGTTGAACTGACCTTTGAATGCAGAGAAATCTCATGTAGCAGGAAGTGATTTAGCAAAATAAGGAAGTAAATAAcaataatgaggaaaaaaaagcagaccaGAAAGAAGCAGCCTCACAGGGAAAGCACTGGAAAATTTCTCAACTTTCAAAGCCCTTAAGAGGAGTGctaagggagggaggaggttaTGGAAAACAAGACCTGAACTGAGCATCAGCCAAACCCTGGAGGTTCAGTACACATTGACTTCAGAGCTTGTCATGTGTCCTACAGTTGATATGTGTTTCCTCTCCCAGAGGGAATCCTCGAGGTAAATATTATTCAGATGACAAACATCCAGATGACAGAAAGTCAAGCTGAAAACTCACTGGTTGACTTTGTTGTTACCTGCCAAGGGAGGTAAGTGTGTGAATGAAGCTGTCAATCTTCCCTCTTTAGAACTAATTAGGTGCTGGAATGCTGTCTGCACTTAGATGCAGATGTATGAACAAAATTTGGGAACTGCAGTGTTTCTATTTCTTGACTGGAATTAAAGATAATGCAAGTCTCATTTCTAAACTATGCCAACTGAGGCTACTGCCAGGCACTTAGGATTCAGAGCAAATATCCAGTCTCAGTAAAAATAAGGAACTGATTGTGGGAAGAAACAATTTATAGCCTCCTGGCCAAGAAAAGATTTCAGCACTTACAGTAAAATGGGAAGCAGTTTACTGAAATTGTAAGGAAATCCTTTCTTTTTGGCCATGAGTTTTTGACACTTAGAATAAACGGGTGAGTCCAAGCAATTTCTTGGATACAGAAACATTGGACTAATATTCTTAGAAGGTTAGAGTTGAGAGGACTAAGAAGTAAAAGTAATACCGTGGTAATACAACTGGAATACAATTAATCTCTCTTAAGGgagccttttcttttccagcacATGATACTACTTATAAGAACCTGCATTCCTTTCTTAATGATGCGTATTAAAGATAATGGACTTTATAAGCTGATTTGATGCAGGTAGCTCCTATGATCACCataaaatgttaaataataagCAAAACAAGCAGATAATTATACAGATTGTATAAATGCATTCTATATAAAATCCACACGTACATATATAAATGTATAGGTATGCAAAAAATACATATAGCATGAATAAAACACGCTTAAATCACTATAGTGCCACTGATTTCAATAGGCACCAGAATAAAGCTGGTGCACCAGTGCAATGTGTCTATGAACTGGGCTAACTGGGCTGACAGGACTCCTCAGATGCAATGTGCTCTCTCTTCCCATGCCAGTCTGCCTACAGATGTCTGCACAGTAGTTTCTGACCCCACGTGCCAGGTGTCCAAGAGCATGGTATGCGACCCCATCGTCGTCACAGATGAATGTCTACTCACCATCAGGAGAGCTTTTGAGGAACCTGGGACGTACTGTATAAACATCACCTTGGGTGATGACACAAGCCAAGCCCTTGCCAGTGCCCTGATTTCTGTAAATGGAGGTGAGTCCACAAAGGGCAGACATGGGTTGCTGGTGAAAAGCTTCTCCCTGTGGTCATTTCCCTGCAGGGGGAGAGAGCACAGGAATACATACTGGGGTTCTTATTATGCCTGGAAGCCTCAGCTGAGACTGCACCAGCTTGTGTAAGAGTTCATGCAAAGATAAAATGATTAGTATTTCCCTGGGGGAATTTTAGGTGTTAGACCTTGGTTTGACTTCTGTTTATGATCCAATGAATACAGTAATTATACAAACTATTCAATATCACAGAATATGAACAGTTCTTAAGCCTAATGaaatttcccatggaaaattGTGTTGGGCAGAAAAGCAGGTGGGGAACATGCCAGCCAGCCCACTCCACACATGAAGAGATAGCAGAAACAGAGGGTAATTCAGCTCACTTGAGACAGAATCAAAGTCTGCAGCAGAGTTGGCTGCCCTGGGCCCTCTTTACTGCCCACTGGCCTTGACATGGTTTCTATTTCTATGTGAGGATAAGATGAATCATGTTCTGGAATGATCTGTGTAACATCCAGTGACTACAGAGTCTGCCCAGGGTAATTGTTTCAGAAGAGGAGCTTTACCTTTGGTTGGATGAGTGTCTAGCTCATAGCTATCAAAGCAGTCTTTGACAGAACCAGCTATTAAACTCAGCCTCAGCTAGAAGTCTAAACAATtgtgctccctgctcccacttCATTGCCCTCCTGACTTCCTATTACAATGTCGTAGCGACTCTTCCAAACTCTCCAATTACTATCAGCCAAGCAACTGACACTTTGCAGTCATTTCCCACAGTATTTTTTGCTGATTTTATTTAATCTAGGCGTAAGTTTATCTGTACTGATATCAGTTCATTATGAATAAGCACAGTGCCTGACCTGTAAGTGCATTCTGTCTCCTAAAGGTGAAAATAAGCATGCAGAAGGGTTTTTCTCAACTGTATTCACAGAGACTAGCTTTAGCCCAATAAGGCTGGTCTGCCTAGGTTTCCTCCAGAGGGCAAAGCTGAGTTGTACTTTGGGGCTTCCATTATAATCAAAGCAGAATTAGGATCTAAGAAAGGTTGCTGCTTTGAGTCCCCTTCTGGATGAGCCCATCTGATTTTGTCAAACAGTTATCTTATAGTCATTTCTGCAGCATAACAAATGGCAAGGATCAAATTAGCTTCACCTCATGGGGTGCCAAGAGGGCCCTTCATTCCCCTCCATGCTGGAAGGGCAGCCATGTGTCTGAGGAGCAGGGCTCATATAAGAAAACTGGCAAAGCCCAGCTCACACTCTCTCACTTGAGAATTACATGGATTAGGATGTGAAAGCACCACCTCCTGCCAGTCAGTAATGCATATTAGAATTACTAACTGTGCTTCAATTTGTACAGCAATAAgtaaaaatggcattttctttAGAAACCCTATCTCACTGTAAAATAGAGGCTTTTAATCAATCTACTTTCTGAACTCTAGGAGCATCATCTGGAACAACAGAAGGCGTCTTTATCTTCCTTGGCTTGTTGGCAGTGTTTGCTACCATTGGGGCATTTGTCCTTTACAAGTAAGTTGCTAGTTTCTATGATGAAAAACAGTTCAAAGAACtgtcaaaatattatttaaattaacaaaccaaacaacttaAATGTGCTTTAGctacatttttgtttctttactaTTGCAGCTCACAAATATTCTGGCAAATATTCAAGAAAATGAGATTCCTGGCTTAGGCCTCAAAATCATTGGAAAATATGCAGATGTTAAGGACTTTCAGAGAAAATTACACTCTGTGCCCATTAGCACAAACAGTAATACTAGAAGGCCTGGGAACTTCATGTAAGCAGAAAGTAAACTCCAACTGCATGATGGGATTTATATATGCAGTGAAACCAAACAAATTCTTCATTAAACAAGTGATGAATAAATTCTTTGGGGGAAAGGTGATGAACATGCAGGACAGCAGTTAACAGAAGCACATGTTGCTGCATTATTAGCTTGGATGTTTCTCATGAGACTTTGAGACTGCACCAAGGCTCCAGACTCAAGTGTGTGCTCACCCTTCCCAGTGAGTGGTGAGAAGCACACACCTCCATGGAGCAATACTCCTTCTCCCTAACCAGGCCCCCATCACCACTACTGACCTATGGCTGCCAGACATTAGATGGGATTgaacagggaaggaggagagagaatGCATGATGAACACATGATTAGTGCTCTTATGCGCTGGTCACACGCTAAATGTAGACTCTCCTTTAAAAGAGAGTCCTCTTCTCCTTTAAAAGTCTTTCAGCAACTAACTGTGCACATTCCTTGCAGGAGATACAAGCAATACAAGCCTATTGAGAGGAGTGCAGAACAAACAGAGAAGCAGGAGGGATTTACTGCTTACTTCAGCACTTTCAAAGCCATTTTCTTCCCAAAGAGCACTGAGAGAAATCCTCTGCTGAAGACTAAACCAGGCATTGTTTAAACCTTTAGTGTAACACTATTAGATTAAGTACAAGACTCATATCTGAACTGTACTTTAGTGGGGCTTTATTCTTGTTAcgaaaaaaccccagggagtaAGCTGAAAGCACATATAGCTGGGATGGTAACTTTTGGGGCTTGGTGCAATTAGCAGCATTAAAGTAGTCTTTGTAGAAAAACAAGGAGGTAGTTTTAAGCATTTGCTATTCTTGCTTGTGATGTAGGATACACTCTTCTGAATTACTAATACCCCCCACCCCTGCCTTATCTGGCTTTTCTTACTTCTAGGTTAACAACCTGCAAAATTAATCACATCCATAatctggaagggaaaaaaaaaagtttaattaaaaaaaaaaaggacaaaaaacgCCAGCCACCAACCAACTTGTAAACACTTAGTTTTTATTGCTGCTTACTGCCTTAGCAGGATTCATGTCTTTGCTGGAAAGAGAGACATGGGGGGCAGGCACGTGTTATGCCTGTGGAATGAAACATGCCATGGCCTATTCCCAGGCATTGGCACTGAACTGCTGCCACTGTTACCCTTTTCAGGAGGTCCTAGCACAGACTTGCCCCAGGCAGGCCAGCTCCCCACCAAGCAAACTGTAGATTCTGGGAACCACCAGAGGCACAGCCCCCCACTGTGAGTTTGGCAGCAGCCACCCTGTTTTTCAGGGTTCAATAGCATGAGTGCAGCTCATTCAATGCCAGCTGGCCTCAGGGCCAGaaaacagggctggacacactTAGCTTCCCACTGGACATGGCTACCAGTGCATGAGTCTCTCTATAAACTAGACCACAGACACCCAAGCAACAAGATGAGGCCCATTGGCTTGGCTCTCCCTGTTCAGACTTTGAGTCCCATGTAAAATTCTGAGTTGCAAGTGCTGGTGCTGTCTTTGTCTCCTTTGCTTCCGTTGGTCTTGAGACCCTGGACTGGCACCGCTGCTTCCAAGGGGGCAGACAGGTGGATATGTGCTCCACGTCCAATGAAGGGTCAGCAGAACAAGGGATCTAGCAGGAAGGGGTAACGTTCAACtgccttttcctcttctctgttCATTTCTGTCTTTCCTGCTGCAAAGAGACATTAATTTCTGCTTgctcctccatccctctgacCACTAAATCAAATAAATGAAAACCCCAACATCAACAAAACACTATGCTCCAGTTTCTGCTTTTACATGACACATCTTAAAAAATGTAAACTTATGCAAAATCAATGTGCCTTCACTTGTTCACTCTAGCTGCAATTCTGTTAAAAGAACTTTTTCTGAGGCCCTCCACAAGTGATCTGGCCTCATAGCCACACATGCTCATCACTCAGCATCATGGTATTTCACAGTGTGAGATCAGCACAAACTGCTGAAGGCTGGCTCACTGGATGATGAGAAAAGGACAGCATCTTATTTGGTTGCTAAAAAGATTCATTGAGATGAGCAAACAGACCAAAAATTCTTTATAGTTCATGTTTCATAAAACCTCTGCTGTTGTTAGTAAAGGTTATAACCAAAATGGAGGCTGGGCAAATGACCTACACAACCAATTTCTAAACACTGAATTCTTTGAACATCTATATTTCAATATAATTAGCTTATTTACCATGTCTTGAAACATCTCTGATACATACTGTTTTCTGTTCCTGAGGCAATATATAATTATAAACACACTTTCCTACTGTTTTAGCAGATCTTTCAAATGCTTATCATTTGTAATCTGAATCTAGTCTTCACTGCCCCTTCCCAGTGTGCATAGACACCTTTAAATGActtaaagatatttaaaaaaatgcagattcCAACATACCTGGGAGATTAGTTCTTTAGTTCTAAAATTCAACagcctcttttcttcttttgtttccaGGTTCTCCCATTATTGTAATTCTTTTGTGGCTATTTCAGTTATATTATTAAAAGCAGTGTACTTGCTATTGTTCCATCTTCCTTATATGTAAGATCCTATTGTCTAAGAACTAGCATCTCAAACTATTTTCTGACTTaaaaaggaaacacattttCTGCAAAAATTACTGTCTAAATGTTATGTCTCTGTTATCAGTCAGGCAGGACTGTAATTTGTATTTGTTGCTCTAGCTTGAGGCAGGACAGGGGTTTAGTGGAAAGCTTAAGATGACCTGTAATGAAGCATGAAAACATTAAATCTGTCACAGCTTAGGATCAGTGAAGATTCAGGCTCCCACCTAGGCTACATGCAGAAAACATCTTGTTTCTGCAAAACACTGCATGTTGGATACTCAGAGACATCTTAAGCTTTTGCATAGAAAATGGCTTTCAGGCATACATTAAGAGCTTTTTTATACTTTAACCTAAGTATTAGGAATATCTTGCACTATCTCCCTTTAAGTATCATGTCAGAGTACAACATTTTTATATTGTGATTTTGTCTTTTCAGCTGTAACTTCTATTTCATACATCTTTACTTTTATACAATGGGATTTAACTGCTGCACTGACAAATAAACCATGTAATGATTTTAAAGAGTTCATTGCTTTGTCTCAGAACGAGAAACTGCGAGATAAGCAACTTGATGAGTTGCCCAATTATTGATCAAAACAGTGCCTACCTCCATAAAACACAGGATTTGCCTTACCCTCAGTTCACACCTGGCTCTACCATTGGTAATCGAGCTGGTTTTGCAGTCTCCCTCCAAGTGTACTCAGAGCAATGGCACCACAAACCTGAGAAGCAAGGAGACTTTCTTAACATCCAGTTGACACAATTTCAGAACAGATCAGGATACAAATGAACTTCATGTCCTTCAAAGGCAAGAACAGCTGACAAACAACAGATTTGTGAATGTCAGCAAATGTTACAAGACAGGTTTCAGGCATTCCCTTTGGAGAAATAACATCAAGAATGACATCAAACATAAATGTACATCATCTTCATAGAAAGAACATCTTTTCAAATATGTCTTCAAGAGAAATGGAAACATCAGTTGGGTAGCAACtgattaaaaattactttaaaaattgaGCTGTGAATTCAACCCACTTGTTTTgttcctccccctttttcttcttgagtaTTTTTTATAGCATACATTTAAGGCTCATCAGATGTGGCACTTTTCTTACCAAAGGTATTTTTAAGCTGAAACCAAGGCTGAAAAACACCAGTCTCTGAAGGAACTGTAGAGGAATCAAACAAAACTTTGCCAGAGACATCCAGCCATTGTGGCTTATTAGTACAAGCAATCACCTCCAGCCTCATACAGCGTAGTCAAATCTTCTTTAAAGATACAGCTTTTATCACTGCAAGTCTTTATAATTCACACAGAATTCCATAATCCTAGATTtcttaggttggaagggacctctggagatgatCTAGTTCAGACCTCCCCCAAGACAGGGTCACCTACAGCAAATTACACAGGAGTGTGTCCAAGTGGCTCTGGAATGTCTCCAAAGAGGGAGACcatgacctccctgggcagcctgttccagtgctctgccacccttaaggtaaagaagttcttcctcatgttgaggtgaaacttcttggttttagtttatggccactGCTGCTCGCCCTGTTTCTGGGCACCACCAGAAGGAGTCTGGCACCATCCATGGCTATGTCTTTTAAACATTAATATCATTGTTTGACCACCATACGTGGTGAGAGAGGGAAACACATTCTGAATGGCAATTCTTTTATTTTAGTGACCCTGTAAATGCCAGGATTTCCAGGGGAAGAAGGTAGAGAGAAATACATTTCACCCACGTTAAATACAAATGCTTAAACACACCCAGCCCATAGTTTCTAAACCCTTGACAACTTTCTCCACAGCAAACCAAGCATAGCGAGACTACTACCCTGTGCCCATTAACATTATGTGGGAATTACCGAAATGGAAAACACACTTTTCCTGAGAAAAATGTGTTAGTTTTTTAGGCAAAACTGTAGAGTTTAAAAAGGGGCACAAGGCTTGAGCTGGGATATGCGGTTTGGGTTTATATGGCAGTGCCCATATACTGCATCTgcccctttccagctgcccAGCAACCCAGCACAGCATAGCAGTGATTACAGAGCAGAAATGATCTTTCAAATCTAGGCACGTCAAACCATCTTTAAAATTGATGCTTGTTTAACTATCCTTTGGCCCATGTTACCAAGCCGTGGTACCAAACTGCTACCTCCAGGATGTTTCCCCAAATTAACCTGCACCTGTTTTctggctccagaatcccagaggCTGGATGCAGCTGAAAACCCAACAGATCAATTGCACATGGCAGGGAAGACAAGGGAAACCACAAGGTTGTGGAGCAACAGAACAAGGGGAAACGGCTTCAAATTGAAAGATAATAGGGAAattttctttactgtgagggtgatgaggcactggaacaggttgctcaaagaagttgtggatgcctaatccctggaagtgctcaagccaggttggatgggaccctGAGCAACCgtctaggggaaggtgtccctgcccatggcacgcaggttggaactggatgacttttaaggtcctttccaccCCAAGCCTTTCCACGGCTCTGTGGCCCTATGAGAGCCCGACCGCTC
This genomic interval from Aphelocoma coerulescens isolate FSJ_1873_10779 chromosome 2, UR_Acoe_1.0, whole genome shotgun sequence contains the following:
- the GPNMB gene encoding transmembrane glycoprotein NMB; the encoded protein is MSGVRHHLGLLLLAQAVLCAAATRFQDVLSHGSTSPVTSYKKLQGWSSDQNKWNEKLYPFWEEGDPRWKDCWKGGRVTAKLDSDSPALVGSNVTFVVTLQFPKCQTEDNDGNIVYRRNCTRDPPASMDQQVYVYNWTEWTDNCGWENCTSNHSHNVFPDGRPFPHHSGWRRRNFVYVFHTSGQYYQTTGRSSAKFSVNTANITLGKHGMAVSIYRRGHSGFVPIARAKTIYSVTDKIPVIVSMFQKHDRNISDSIFIKDSPITFDAKIHDPSYYLNNSAISYKWNFGDGSGLFVASGSSTSHTYTLQGNFTVNLTVQAIIPVPCKPVTPTAPPPTSAVTTEPSSDSDSSPTVELVEDNPDGGCHIYRNGYYGSSIAVVEGILEVNIIQMTNIQMTESQAENSLVDFVVTCQGSLPTDVCTVVSDPTCQVSKSMVCDPIVVTDECLLTIRRAFEEPGTYCINITLGDDTSQALASALISVNGGASSGTTEGVFIFLGLLAVFATIGAFVLYKRYKQYKPIERSAEQTEKQEGFTAYFSTFKAIFFPKSTERNPLLKTKPGIV